The following coding sequences lie in one Catharus ustulatus isolate bCatUst1 chromosome 5, bCatUst1.pri.v2, whole genome shotgun sequence genomic window:
- the LOC116996708 gene encoding transcriptional adapter 2-beta, with product MAELGKKYCVYCLAEVSPLRFRCTECADIELCPECFSAGAEIGPHRRWHGYQLVDGGRFTLWGAEAEGGWSSREEQLLLDAIEQFGFGNWEDMAAHVGASRTPQEVMEHYVSMYIHGNLGKACIPDTIPNRVTDHTCPSGGPLSPSLTTPLPPLDISVAEQQQLGYMPLRDDYEIEYDQDAETLISGLSVNYDDDDVEIELKRAHVDMYVRKLKERQRRKNIARDYNLVPAFLGKDKKDKEKAPKRKITKEEKELRLKLRPLYQFMSCKEFEDFFENMHKERILRAKIRELQRYRRNGITKMEESAEYEAARHKREKRKENKNIASSKRGKEEGKEGEFAAIENLPGFELLSDREKVLCSSLNLSPARYVTVKTIIIKDHLQKRQGIPSKSRLPSYLDKVLKKRILNFLTESGWISRDAS from the exons ATGGCGGAACTGGGGAAGAAGTACTGCGTGTACTGCCTGGCCGAGGTGAGCCCGCTGCGCTTCCGCTGCACCGAGTGCGCCGACATCGAGCTCTGCCCCGAGTGCTTCTCGGCGGGCGCCGAGATCGGCCCGCACCGCCGATGGCACGGATACCAGCTGGTGGACGGCGGCCGCTTCACCCTCTGGGGCGCCGAGGCCGAGGGCGGCTGGAGCAGCCgcgaggagcagctgctgctggacgCGATCGAGCAGTTCGGCTTCGGCAACTGG gaGGACATGGCAGCTCACGTGGGAGCATCCCGAACACCTCAGGAGGTGATGGAACACTACGTGAGCATGTATATCCACGGCAACCTGGGAAAAGCCTGCATCCCTGACACCATTCCCAACAGGGTGACGGACCACACGTGTCCCAGCGGCGGCCCGCTGTCCCCCAGCCTGACGacgccgctgccgccgctggaCATCTCGGTggcggagcagcagcagctgggctaCATGCCGCTGCGCGACGACTACGAGATCGAGTACGACCAGGACGCCGAGACGCTCATCAGCGGCCTCTCGGTCAACTACGACGACGACGACGTGGAAATCGAGTTAAAGAGAGCTCACGTGGACATGTACGTGAGGAAACTCAAGGAGAGGCAGCGGCGGAAGAACATCGCGCGAGACTATAATTTAGTGCCGGCCTTCCTGGGGAAGGATAAAAAAGACAAGGAGAAAGCTCCCAAACGAAAGATCacaaaagaagagaaggagTTGAGGCTGAAACTGAGGCCCTTGTACCAGTTCATGTCTTGTAAGGAGTTTGAAGACTTCTTTGAGAACATGCACAAGGAGAGGATACTTCGAGCAAAGATTCGGGAGCTGCAGCGGTATCGGAGAAATGGGATCACCAAAATGGAGGAGTCGGCAGAGTACGAGGCGGCCAGGCACAAACgggaaaagaggaaggagaacaAGAACATAGCTAGTTCcaagagagggaaggaagagggtAAAGAAGGTGAATTTGCTGCCATTGAAAACCTGCCTGGCTTTGAACTCTTATCGGACAGGGAAAAggtgctctgcagctctctgaacTTGAGTCCTGCACGTTATGTGACTGTAAAAACTATCATCATTAAAGACCATCTCCAAAAAAGACAAGGAATTCCTTCAAAGAGTCGCCTTCCTAGTTACTTAGATAAGGTACtgaagaaaaggattttaaacTTTTTGACAGAAAGTGGTTGGATATCCAGGGATGCTTCATGA